A single genomic interval of Pseudomonas sp. FeN3W harbors:
- a CDS encoding DUF2061 domain-containing protein, which translates to MLKTVTFTLMHFCIAFSVTYALTGSIALGGLIAAVEPLCNSVGFYFHEKLWQRFERRPARKMPIPRHAWLHHHA; encoded by the coding sequence ATGCTCAAGACCGTGACGTTCACCCTGATGCACTTCTGCATTGCCTTTTCGGTGACCTACGCACTGACCGGCAGCATCGCCCTTGGCGGTCTGATCGCCGCCGTCGAACCGCTTTGCAACTCGGTGGGCTTCTACTTCCATGAGAAACTCTGGCAGCGCTTCGAACGTAGGCCGGCACGCAAAATGCCCATCCCCAGGCACGCCTGGCTGCACCATCACGCCTGA